A part of Magnetospirillum sp. ME-1 genomic DNA contains:
- the recG gene encoding ATP-dependent DNA helicase RecG: MRPQVLFPLFAPVTSLPGIGPRLAPLYQRLVGDKVLDLLWHLPTGVIDRRFAPKVADAPHGKIATLTLRVDAHFPSSSPKRPYRVRLGDETGFLHLVFFHGREDWLRKQLPEGEIRVVSGQVEHFNNEIQISHPDHIVPLDQIAQVMAVEPVYGLTAGLTGRAVAKTVAAAVAKAPDLPEWQEPHWLARQNWPDWRTSLNQLHHPEDERAATGDTPARRRLAFDELLANQLALAMVRAQMRKLKGRALAGDGSLRAKVMAALPYTLTGAQSRSLAEIDADMAQPLRMLRLLQGDVGSGKTVVALLAMLTAVEAGAQAAMMAPTEILARQHYAGIAPLAEAAGLKVALLTGRDKGKARQAVLDGLASGEIHILLGTHALFQEDVAFKDLALAVIDEQHRFGVHQRLELAAKGLAVDMLVMTATPIPRTLLLTAYGDMDASRLDEKPPGRKPIDTRVVPLARLDEMVAGIGRAIASGARAYWVCPLVEESETSDLAAAEERHRHLSQVFGDRVGLVHGKMKPTLKDKVMAEFAAGHLDILVATTVIEVGVDVPDANIMVIEHAERFGLAQLHQLRGRVGRGTKDSRCLLLYGHPLGEVAKARLEIMRATEDGFRIAEEDLRLRGGGEMLGTRQSGLPEFRLADLAIHGDLLAAARDDARLILERDPELSSPRGEALRVLLYLFERDAAVRTLRSG; the protein is encoded by the coding sequence ATGCGCCCCCAGGTTCTGTTTCCCCTCTTCGCCCCGGTGACCAGCCTGCCCGGCATCGGGCCGCGCCTTGCGCCCTTGTATCAGCGGCTGGTGGGCGACAAGGTTCTGGACCTCTTGTGGCACCTGCCCACCGGCGTCATCGACCGCCGCTTCGCGCCCAAGGTGGCCGACGCCCCCCACGGCAAGATCGCCACCCTGACGCTTAGGGTGGACGCCCATTTCCCCTCCTCGTCCCCGAAGCGCCCCTACCGGGTGCGCCTTGGCGACGAGACCGGCTTCCTGCATCTGGTGTTCTTCCACGGGCGCGAGGACTGGCTGAGAAAACAATTGCCCGAGGGCGAGATTCGGGTGGTCAGCGGCCAGGTCGAGCATTTCAACAACGAGATCCAGATCAGCCACCCCGACCACATCGTGCCCCTGGACCAGATCGCCCAGGTCATGGCGGTCGAGCCGGTCTACGGGCTGACCGCCGGGCTGACGGGCCGCGCCGTGGCCAAGACGGTGGCGGCGGCCGTCGCCAAGGCCCCGGACTTGCCGGAATGGCAGGAGCCCCACTGGCTGGCACGCCAGAACTGGCCCGACTGGCGCACCTCCCTTAACCAGCTCCACCATCCCGAGGACGAGCGGGCCGCCACCGGCGACACCCCGGCCCGCCGGCGTCTGGCCTTCGACGAATTGCTGGCCAACCAGCTGGCTCTGGCCATGGTCCGCGCCCAGATGCGAAAGCTCAAGGGCCGCGCCCTGGCGGGCGACGGCAGCTTGCGCGCCAAGGTGATGGCCGCCCTGCCCTATACCCTGACCGGGGCGCAAAGCCGCTCGCTGGCCGAGATCGACGCCGACATGGCCCAGCCCCTGCGCATGCTGCGCCTGCTTCAGGGTGATGTGGGCAGCGGCAAGACGGTGGTGGCGCTGCTCGCCATGCTCACCGCCGTGGAGGCCGGGGCCCAGGCGGCCATGATGGCGCCCACCGAAATCCTGGCCCGCCAGCATTACGCCGGCATCGCGCCTTTGGCCGAGGCGGCGGGCCTCAAGGTCGCTTTGCTCACCGGGCGCGACAAGGGCAAGGCCCGTCAGGCGGTCCTCGACGGGCTGGCCTCGGGCGAGATTCATATTCTGCTCGGCACCCACGCCTTGTTCCAGGAGGACGTGGCCTTCAAGGACCTGGCGCTCGCCGTGATCGACGAGCAGCACCGCTTCGGCGTGCACCAGCGCCTGGAACTGGCGGCCAAGGGGCTGGCGGTGGACATGCTGGTGATGACCGCCACCCCCATTCCCCGCACCTTGCTGCTCACCGCCTATGGCGACATGGACGCCTCGCGCCTGGACGAGAAGCCGCCGGGCAGGAAGCCCATCGACACCCGCGTGGTACCGCTGGCCCGCCTGGACGAGATGGTGGCCGGCATCGGCCGCGCCATCGCCTCCGGCGCCCGGGCCTATTGGGTCTGCCCGCTGGTGGAGGAATCCGAGACGTCCGATCTGGCGGCGGCCGAGGAACGCCACCGCCATCTCTCCCAGGTGTTCGGCGACCGGGTCGGCCTCGTCCACGGCAAGATGAAACCCACCCTCAAGGACAAGGTGATGGCCGAGTTCGCCGCAGGCCACCTGGATATCCTGGTGGCCACCACGGTGATCGAGGTTGGCGTCGACGTGCCCGACGCCAACATCATGGTCATCGAGCATGCCGAGCGCTTCGGCCTTGCCCAACTGCACCAGCTGCGCGGCCGGGTCGGGCGCGGCACCAAGGACTCCCGCTGCCTGCTGCTTTACGGCCATCCCCTGGGCGAAGTGGCCAAGGCGAGGCTCGAGATCATGCGCGCCACCGAGGACGGCTTCAGAATCGCCGAGGAGGATCTGCGCCTTCGGGGCGGCGGCGAGATGCTGGGCACCCGCCAGAGCGGCCTGCCCGAATTCCGCCTCGCCGATCTGGCCATCCACGGCGATCTGCTGGCCGCCGCCCGCGACGATGCGCGGCTGATCCTTGAACGTGACCCGGAGCTGTCCAGCCCGCGCGGCGAGGCGCTGCGCGTCCTGCTTTATCTCTTCGAGCGCGACGCGGCGGTCAGGACCCTGCGGTCGGGTTAG
- the hflX gene encoding GTPase HflX, which yields MGETGSTQAAPSRAMVIHPAFKGGEGSRLPDARLAEAVGLAGAIDLDIVAAEAVNVAKVRPATLMGKGAVERLAELVKEREVDLAVVDGHLSPVQQRNLEKAWGCKVIDRTGLILEIFGARARTREGTLQVELAALSYQRSRLVRSWTHLERQRGGFGFLGGPGETQIEADRRMIGERIVKLERELEDVKRTRELHRKARRKVPYPIVALVGYTNAGKSTLFNQLTRAEVMAKDMLFATLDPTMRTLVLPSGRKIILSDTVGFISDLPHELVAAFRATLEEVLEADVVVHVRDVSHPDTEAQAADVDTVLRELGLSEVVDRGLVEALNKIDLLDGPGREEVLNQAKRRNGAMALSAVTGEGVDDLLAELDRRLGAARETLDVALPLSDGASIAWLYSHGEVVARRDDEAQAFMRVKLDPADVKRFHQRKAGGRGA from the coding sequence GTGGGAGAAACCGGTTCCACACAGGCGGCGCCCAGCCGCGCCATGGTGATCCACCCCGCCTTCAAGGGCGGGGAGGGGTCACGCCTGCCTGACGCCCGCCTGGCCGAAGCGGTCGGGCTGGCCGGGGCCATCGACCTCGACATCGTCGCCGCCGAGGCGGTCAACGTCGCCAAGGTCCGCCCCGCCACCCTGATGGGCAAGGGCGCGGTGGAGCGGCTGGCCGAACTGGTCAAGGAGCGCGAGGTGGATCTGGCGGTGGTGGACGGCCACCTGTCGCCGGTGCAGCAACGCAACCTGGAAAAAGCCTGGGGCTGCAAGGTCATCGACCGCACCGGCCTGATTCTCGAGATTTTCGGCGCCCGCGCCCGGACCCGCGAGGGCACGCTGCAGGTGGAACTGGCGGCGCTCAGCTACCAGCGCTCGCGACTGGTGCGCTCGTGGACCCATCTGGAGCGCCAGCGGGGCGGCTTCGGCTTCCTGGGCGGCCCCGGCGAGACCCAGATCGAGGCCGACCGCCGCATGATCGGCGAGCGCATCGTCAAGCTGGAACGCGAGCTGGAAGACGTCAAGCGCACCCGCGAACTGCACCGCAAGGCGCGGCGCAAGGTGCCTTATCCCATCGTCGCCCTGGTGGGCTATACCAATGCCGGCAAGTCCACGCTGTTCAACCAGCTGACCCGGGCCGAGGTCATGGCCAAGGACATGCTGTTCGCCACGCTGGACCCCACCATGCGCACCCTGGTGCTGCCGTCGGGGCGCAAGATCATCCTGTCGGACACCGTGGGCTTCATCTCCGACCTGCCGCACGAGCTGGTCGCCGCCTTCCGCGCCACCCTGGAGGAAGTGCTGGAGGCCGACGTTGTGGTGCATGTGCGCGACGTCTCCCATCCCGACACCGAGGCCCAGGCCGCCGACGTGGACACCGTGCTGCGCGAGCTGGGACTGTCCGAGGTGGTGGACCGCGGGCTGGTGGAGGCGCTGAACAAGATCGACCTTCTGGACGGGCCGGGGCGCGAGGAGGTTCTCAACCAGGCCAAGCGCCGCAACGGCGCCATGGCGCTGTCGGCGGTGACCGGCGAAGGGGTCGACGACCTGCTGGCCGAGCTGGACCGCCGCCTGGGCGCGGCGCGCGAAACCCTGGACGTGGCGCTGCCCCTGTCCGACGGCGCCTCCATCGCCTGGCTCTACAGCCATGGCGAGGTGGTGGCGCGGCGCGACGACGAGGCCCAGGCCTTCATGCGGGTCAAGCTCGACCCCGCCGACGTCAAGCGCTTTCACCAGCGCAAGGCCGGGGGCAGGGGGGCATGA
- a CDS encoding FAD assembly factor SdhE codes for MDQDRRKRLMFRAHHMGSNENDILFGGFAAKYLETLTAEQAERFESLIAENDSDLFNWVTGKEDVPEHLDHDVMAMMKKFVKSEAAPI; via the coding sequence ATGGATCAAGATCGACGCAAGCGCCTGATGTTCCGTGCCCACCACATGGGCTCCAACGAGAACGACATCCTGTTCGGCGGTTTTGCCGCCAAGTATCTGGAAACCTTGACCGCCGAGCAGGCCGAGCGGTTCGAATCCCTGATCGCCGAGAACGATTCCGACCTGTTCAACTGGGTCACCGGCAAGGAAGACGTGCCCGAACATCTCGACCACGACGTCATGGCGATGATGAAGAAATTCGTTAAGAGCGAAGCCGCACCGATTTGA
- the hfq gene encoding RNA chaperone Hfq, whose amino-acid sequence MSAEKSQNVQDVFLNYIRKNKTPVTIFLVNGVKLQGIVTWFDNFSVLLRRDGHTQLVYKHAISTVMPSTPISLFEPPIKENGEE is encoded by the coding sequence ATGTCCGCCGAAAAATCGCAGAATGTACAGGATGTGTTCCTCAACTACATCCGCAAGAACAAGACGCCCGTCACCATCTTCCTGGTCAACGGCGTGAAGCTTCAGGGTATCGTCACCTGGTTCGACAACTTCTCGGTGCTGCTGCGCCGCGATGGCCATACCCAACTGGTGTACAAGCACGCCATCTCGACGGTGATGCCGTCGACCCCCATCTCTCTGTTCGAGCCTCCGATCAAGGAAAACGGCGAAGAATAG
- the mfd gene encoding transcription-repair coupling factor, with protein MKNLDKLITEPGRRKVAGAPEGRDALLLAELAAAPQATGGILHVARDEGRMARVAEALSFFAPDLCVLEFPAWDCVPYDRVSPNVDVVARRIDTLARLADGVKGSFVVLTTVPALAQRVPPREALAQATLDARKGSRLSMDKLTAFLSKNGYVRADTVMEPGEYAVRGGIIDLFPPGSAEPLRLDFFGDEIDSVRSFDPMSQRTTGNVEGFVCRPVAELGLDEASIARFRANYREMFGVVQGPDPLYEAISEGIRFNGMEHWLPLFHDGLDTMFAYVPDAVVVLDHQSDEALTARHALVLEYFDARAGLAGSGLTESGMVYHPIPPERLYLERPEWDRLLGMRPVLHLSPFDPVEETEADAGGRLGRDFADQRARPGINVYDCVREHAEEQAKAGRRLVIAAWTQGSRDRLAGVLKDHGIKGIEPVESWAEARALDKGRVAAAVLGLDHGFTTPDLAVVTEQDILGDRLARPARKKKKGAQFIAEASALAEGDLVVHVEHGIGRYDGLVAVEVSGAPHDCLRVIYDGGDKLFVPVENIDVLTRFGSEQAGVSLDKLGGTAWQARKAKLKKRIRDIADQLIGIAAQRKMRQGEALTPAEGLYDEFCARFPFAETDDQLRAIEDSIADLASGKPMDRLICGDVGFGKTEVALRVAFVAALQGLQVAVVVPTTLLARQHYRTFKERFAGLPVRVEQLSRLVTAKKASEVKAGITDGSVDIVVGTHALLAKGIGFKRLGLLIIDEEQHFGVAHKERLKQLKSDVHVLTLTATPIPRTLQMALSGVKEMSVIATPPVDRLAVRTFVLPYDPVVLREAILRERYRGGQVFYVCPRLADIDRVAERLAKLVPEVKTAVAHGRLAPADLEEVMVAFGDKQYDVLLSTNIIESGIDMPSVNTLIIHRADMFGLGQLYQLRGRVGRSKTRGYAYFTLPNDKVLSKAAEKRLQVMQALDTLGAGFQLASHDLDIRGAGNLLGEEQSGHIREVGIELYQQLLEEAVAAAKGGQGGEAAEEWSPQIGVGTPVLIPETYVADLSVRLSLYRRIGSLADQAEIEALAAELIDRFGKLPPEVENLLEVVAIKALCKLAGIDKVDSGPKGAVVSLRGNVFANPAALVQFIARSAGTCKIRPDHKIVFLRAWEDPKERIIGLRKVIGKLAELAAA; from the coding sequence TTGAAAAACCTGGATAAACTTATCACTGAGCCCGGGCGCCGCAAGGTCGCCGGCGCGCCGGAAGGGCGCGACGCCCTGCTGCTGGCCGAACTGGCGGCGGCACCGCAAGCCACCGGCGGCATACTGCACGTGGCCCGCGACGAGGGCCGCATGGCAAGGGTGGCCGAGGCGCTGTCCTTCTTCGCCCCCGACCTTTGCGTCCTGGAATTTCCCGCCTGGGATTGCGTGCCCTATGACCGCGTGTCGCCCAACGTGGACGTGGTGGCGCGGCGCATCGACACGTTGGCCCGGCTCGCCGACGGGGTGAAGGGCTCCTTCGTGGTGCTGACCACCGTTCCCGCCCTGGCCCAAAGGGTGCCGCCCCGGGAAGCCCTGGCCCAGGCGACGCTCGACGCCCGCAAGGGGTCTCGTCTGTCCATGGACAAGCTGACGGCCTTTCTGTCGAAGAACGGCTATGTCCGCGCCGACACGGTGATGGAGCCCGGCGAATACGCGGTGCGCGGCGGCATCATCGACCTGTTCCCGCCCGGCTCGGCCGAGCCGCTTCGCCTCGACTTCTTCGGCGACGAGATCGACAGCGTGCGGTCCTTCGATCCCATGAGCCAGCGCACCACCGGCAATGTGGAGGGCTTCGTGTGCCGCCCGGTGGCGGAACTGGGCCTGGACGAGGCTTCCATCGCCCGCTTCCGCGCCAATTACCGCGAGATGTTCGGGGTGGTGCAGGGGCCGGACCCGCTGTACGAGGCCATCTCGGAGGGCATCCGCTTCAACGGTATGGAGCATTGGCTGCCGCTGTTCCATGACGGCCTCGACACAATGTTCGCCTATGTGCCGGATGCTGTGGTGGTGCTGGACCACCAGTCGGACGAGGCGTTGACCGCCCGCCATGCCCTGGTGCTGGAATATTTCGACGCCCGTGCCGGGCTGGCGGGATCGGGCCTCACCGAATCCGGCATGGTCTACCATCCCATTCCGCCCGAACGGCTTTATCTCGAACGTCCCGAATGGGACCGGCTGCTGGGCATGCGCCCCGTTCTCCACCTGTCGCCCTTCGATCCGGTGGAGGAGACCGAGGCCGATGCCGGCGGGCGGCTGGGCCGCGACTTCGCTGATCAGCGGGCCCGGCCGGGAATCAACGTCTACGACTGCGTGCGCGAACACGCCGAGGAACAGGCCAAGGCCGGCCGCCGGCTGGTGATCGCCGCCTGGACCCAGGGCTCGCGCGATCGCCTCGCCGGGGTGCTGAAGGACCACGGCATCAAGGGTATCGAGCCGGTGGAGAGCTGGGCCGAGGCCCGGGCCCTGGACAAGGGGCGGGTGGCGGCCGCCGTTCTCGGCCTCGATCACGGCTTCACCACGCCCGATCTGGCCGTGGTCACCGAGCAGGACATCCTGGGCGACCGTCTGGCCCGGCCCGCCCGCAAGAAGAAAAAGGGCGCCCAGTTCATCGCCGAAGCCTCGGCGCTCGCCGAAGGCGATCTGGTGGTGCACGTCGAGCACGGCATCGGCCGCTATGACGGTCTGGTGGCCGTCGAGGTGTCGGGCGCCCCCCATGATTGCCTGCGGGTGATCTATGACGGCGGCGACAAGCTGTTCGTGCCGGTGGAAAACATCGACGTGCTGACCCGCTTCGGCTCGGAGCAGGCCGGCGTGTCCCTGGACAAGCTGGGCGGCACGGCGTGGCAGGCCAGGAAGGCCAAGCTCAAGAAACGCATCCGCGACATCGCCGACCAGCTGATCGGCATCGCCGCCCAGCGCAAGATGCGCCAGGGCGAGGCGCTGACCCCGGCCGAGGGGCTGTACGACGAGTTCTGCGCCCGTTTCCCCTTCGCCGAAACCGACGACCAGCTGCGCGCCATCGAGGATTCCATCGCCGATCTGGCGAGCGGCAAGCCCATGGACCGCCTGATCTGCGGCGACGTGGGATTCGGCAAGACCGAGGTGGCCTTGCGCGTCGCCTTCGTGGCGGCGTTGCAAGGCCTTCAGGTGGCCGTGGTGGTGCCCACCACGCTGCTGGCCCGCCAGCATTACCGCACCTTCAAGGAGCGTTTCGCCGGCCTGCCGGTGCGCGTCGAGCAGCTGTCCCGGCTGGTGACCGCCAAGAAGGCGTCCGAGGTCAAGGCCGGCATCACCGACGGCTCGGTGGACATCGTGGTCGGCACCCATGCGCTGCTGGCCAAGGGAATCGGCTTCAAGCGCCTGGGGCTGTTGATCATCGACGAGGAGCAGCATTTCGGCGTCGCCCACAAGGAGCGGCTGAAGCAGCTGAAATCCGACGTCCACGTTCTTACGCTCACCGCCACGCCCATTCCCCGCACGCTGCAGATGGCCCTGTCGGGGGTGAAGGAGATGAGCGTCATCGCCACGCCGCCGGTGGACCGCCTCGCCGTGCGCACCTTCGTGCTGCCCTATGATCCGGTGGTGCTGCGCGAAGCCATCCTGCGTGAGCGGTACCGGGGCGGGCAGGTGTTCTATGTCTGCCCGCGTCTGGCCGATATCGACCGGGTGGCCGAACGCCTCGCCAAGCTGGTGCCCGAGGTCAAGACCGCCGTGGCCCATGGCCGTCTGGCGCCCGCCGATCTGGAAGAGGTGATGGTGGCCTTCGGCGACAAGCAGTACGACGTGCTGCTGTCCACCAACATCATCGAATCCGGCATCGACATGCCATCCGTCAATACCCTGATCATCCACCGCGCCGACATGTTCGGCCTGGGCCAGCTTTACCAGCTGCGCGGACGGGTGGGGCGCTCCAAGACCCGTGGCTACGCTTATTTCACCCTGCCCAACGACAAGGTGCTGTCCAAGGCGGCGGAAAAGCGGCTTCAGGTCATGCAGGCGCTGGACACCCTGGGGGCCGGGTTCCAGCTGGCCAGCCACGATCTCGACATCCGGGGCGCCGGCAATCTGCTGGGCGAGGAGCAGTCGGGCCATATCCGCGAAGTGGGTATCGAGCTCTACCAGCAGCTTCTGGAAGAGGCCGTGGCCGCCGCCAAGGGCGGGCAGGGGGGCGAGGCGGCCGAGGAATGGTCGCCGCAGATCGGCGTCGGCACCCCGGTGCTGATCCCCGAGACCTATGTGGCCGACCTGTCGGTGCGCCTGTCGCTCTATCGCCGCATCGGCTCGCTTGCCGATCAGGCGGAGATCGAGGCCCTGGCCGCCGAGCTCATCGACCGCTTCGGCAAGCTGCCGCCCGAGGTGGAGAACCTGCTGGAAGTGGTCGCCATCAAGGCCTTGTGCAAGCTGGCCGGCATCGACAAGGTGGATTCGGGGCCCAAGGGCGCCGTGGTCTCCTTGCGCGGCAACGTCTTTGCCAACCCGGCCGCCCTGGTGCAGTTCATCGCGCGCTCCGCCGGCACCTGCAAGATCCGTCCCGACCACAAGATCGTCTTCCTGCGCGCCTGGGAGGACCCCAAGGAGCGGATTATCGGCCTGCGCAAGGTCATCGGCAAACTGGCGGAATTGGCAGCCGCCTGA
- a CDS encoding inositol monophosphatase family protein, with product MDFDKVASIIREAAAEEILPRFNHLSAGQIREKRPGELVTEADTEAERVMTRRLRDLIPGSNVVGEEAVAADPALLKALEQDGAVWIIDPVDGTGNFAKGNPRFAVIVALVRDGVTVGGWIFDPLGERMIVAELGGGARLGAECLAVLPTAPLADLTGSVKRSGRLASMVAKCTRKGSAAHDYMDLVTGKLHFAHYNRLMPWDHAAGVLIHAESGGYAALTSGMPYRPRAQEGSLLLAPTAGTWTSLQAVIE from the coding sequence ATGGATTTCGACAAGGTGGCCTCCATCATCCGGGAAGCGGCGGCCGAGGAAATCCTGCCCCGCTTCAACCATCTGTCGGCCGGGCAGATCCGTGAGAAGCGGCCGGGCGAACTGGTCACCGAGGCCGATACCGAGGCCGAGCGGGTGATGACCCGCCGGCTGCGCGACCTGATCCCCGGCTCCAATGTGGTGGGCGAGGAGGCGGTGGCCGCCGATCCCGCTTTGCTCAAGGCGCTGGAACAGGATGGAGCCGTCTGGATCATCGATCCGGTGGACGGCACCGGCAATTTCGCCAAGGGCAATCCCCGCTTCGCCGTGATCGTTGCCCTGGTGCGCGACGGGGTGACCGTGGGGGGGTGGATATTCGATCCCCTGGGCGAGCGGATGATCGTTGCTGAACTGGGGGGCGGGGCCCGGCTGGGAGCGGAGTGTCTGGCCGTGCTGCCCACCGCGCCGCTGGCCGATCTCACCGGTTCGGTCAAGCGTTCGGGACGGCTGGCCTCAATGGTGGCCAAATGCACCCGCAAGGGCAGCGCCGCCCACGATTATATGGATCTGGTAACGGGCAAGCTGCACTTCGCCCATTACAACCGCCTGATGCCCTGGGACCACGCCGCCGGGGTGCTGATCCACGCCGAATCCGGCGGTTATGCGGCGCTGACCAGCGGGATGCCTTATCGCCCCAGGGCGCAAGAGGGCAGCCTGCTGCTGGCCCCCACCGCCGGGACCTGGACATCGCTGCAGGCGGTGATCGAGTAG